The segment ATACGTGGTGGTCGAACGGGAAGGAGTTCAAGGAAATCCGCGAGCCCTCCATGCCGCAGGCGAGGGCCTTTTCGCGGCTGGTGCCCACGGGCGAGCCCAACATGTATTTCCTTTTTGGGGGTCAATCCCCCAGCGGCGCGATGGGCGATTTCTGGGTGTTGAAGCTGAAGTAGCGGTCAGCCGTCCGCTCTCAGCATTCAGCGGAACATGCAATCAGGGAACAGCCCGAAAAGCTGAGTGCCGATCGCGGATCGCTGAAAGCTTTTCTAGTAGAAGTAAAAACGGATGCCGAGCGACGAGTCGATGACGGATCTCGTTTCCTTGGCCAGACGGACGCCGGGTGCAGCCTCAACGAACAGTTCCAACGGATAGCGCCGCAACAGAAAATTGACGCCCAATGGGACACGGAGGAGAAGTCCCTCCAGATCCTTCACGCTCTTGTCGTTTCCCGTGCTGACATAGCTGAGACCGATTCCGGCATAGAGAGGAATGATATTCTTAAGGAGGGGGGCAATATCGTGCGCGAGGTAGCTGCTTCGTACGATAATCATCTGGTCGCTGCCGCTGCTGTACCCCACATCGAAGGTGATGGCCTTGGTTTCGCGGAGCCAATATTTGAAAGTGACACCGGGTGGGACGCCCGTGGTTTGGCCGTAGATGCCCGCGCCTGCGGTGTGGTGGGCAAATCCATTCGTGGCGGTAGCATCCTCATCCTCCACCGGGGAGGCGGCTGATGTGGCGGTCGGGGCGGGTTTGCCGGCCTGAGCCCAAGCGCCGGACGCGAACACCGCGGACAGGAAAAGGGCCGAAAGAGCCCTCACAAATAGAAGTGAATGCACACTACGAGTAACAGTCATCTCGCCTCCATGGGCACACATTAAACGGGGTTTGCCCGAAATTGTCAAGCAGAAAAGAGAGATGTGGGAAAAGATTGACGGCTATGCTTGACGCGGGTGGGGGGGGGTGGTACGGGGACAAGGTATTCACCCAGATGAAGGAGGTCAACGTGAAAGAGGAATTTCGAACTGAATCCGACTCCATGGGACCGGTGCAGGTTCCGGCGAAGGCGTACTACGGGGCGCAGACTCAACGGGCGGTGGAGAACTTTCCCATCAGCGGGCTCCGGTTTCCGCGGAGGTTTATCCGCGCGATGGGATTGATCAAGCGCTCGGCGGCGGAGGTCAATCTGAAGACGAAGCAGATCGAAAAGAAGCTGGCCGACGCGATCGTTCAGGCGGGCACGGAGGTCATGGAGGGGAAGTGGGATGGCGAGTTTGTCGTCGACATTTTCCAGACCGGCTCCGGCACGTCGACGAACATGAACACCAACGAAGTCATCGCGAACAGGGCCATTGAAATTCTCGGCGGGAAGATCGGGTCCAAGTCTCCGGTGCATCCGAACGATCACGTGAATATGGGGCAGTCGTCCAACGACGTGATCCCCACCGCCATTCATATTGCCGCGCTGGAGGCCATCGAGAAGGATCTGATTCCCGCGTTGGATGTTCTGCGCAAGGCGTTGGCGGACAAGGCCAAGGCGTTCGACAAGATCGTCAAGATCGGGCGGACGCATTTGCAGGACGCCGTGCCCGTGCGTTTGGGGCAGGAGTTCGGCGGTTACGCCACCATGGTTGCGCACGGGATCGATCGCGTGAAGGACGTTCAGAAGCGGCTGGCGGAACTCGCGCTGGGTGGGACGGCGGTCGGCACGGGGCTCAACGCCGATCCGGAATTTGTGAAGCAGGTGGTGAAGCGGATCGCGGAGGCGACGGGATTGCCGTTCCGCGAGGCGGACAACAAGTTTGAGGCGCTGGCGACGAAGGACGCCGTGGTGGAAGCGAGCGGGGCGATGAAGACCCTCGCATGCAGCCTGATGAAGATCGCGAACGACATTCGCTGGCTCGGCTCCGGTCCCCGGTGCGGGATTGGCGAGATCAAACTCCCGGATTTACAGCCGGGAAGTTCCATCATGCCCGGCAAGGTCAATCCCGTCTTGCCCGAGGCGCTCACCATGGTGGCTGCACAGGTAATCGGGAACGATGTCGCCGTGACGGTCGGCGGGCAGGCCGGCAATTTCGAGCTCAACGTGATGAAGCCCGTGATGGCGTACAATCTCCTCCAGTCCATCGAAATCACGTCCAACGTCGTCCGCGTCTTCACCGAGCGGTGCGTGAAGGGGATCGAGGCTGATGAGAAGCGGTGTGAGGAGTCGATCGAGAAGAGCCTGGCCATGTGCACCGCGCTGGCGCCGCATATCGGGTATGACGCCGCAGCGAAAATCGCGAAGGAGGCTTACTCGACCGGCAAGACCGTCCGTCAAATCGCCGTCGAGAAGAAGGTTCTGCCGCCGGATCGGTTGAAAGAGGTTTTGGACCCGATGGCCATGACCCATCCCGGAGTGCCCGGAGGCAAGAAACTTCCCGGCGGCGGGTAGGGGAGAGAACCTATAGAGCGACGACTCCCGCTTACCCTTGGTGGGAGCAGGCTACTTTCCGGTGAGTTTACGCCAGAGGAGGCGGAGGGGATCGTAGTAGCGGGTGGCGACGCGTTCCTTGAGGGGGATGATGGCGTTGTCCGTGATGTGAATGTCTTCGGGGCAGACTTCGGTGCAGCACTTGGTGATGTTGCAGTAGCCGAGCCCGGCCTCCTCTTTCAGGAATTGGAGGCGTGATAGGCTGTCCAGCGGGTGCATGTCCAGGTTGGCCAGCCGCACGAAGAACCGCGGTCCCGCGAACTCGCCGAGCTTGCCGTGATTGCGGATGACATGGCAGACGTCCTGGCACAGGAAACATTCGATGCACTTCCGGAATTCCTGGACGCGGTCCACGTCCGGCTGAAACATCTTCCACTCGACGTCTTTCGCCGGCGTGAACGGCGGAATCCGCTTGTTCACTTCGTAGTTCTTGGAGACGTCCGTCACCAAATCCTTAATGAGAGGGAAGGCGCGCAAGGGATAGACGGTGATGGGTTCGCCGGCGGGGAAATCATCGATGCGCGTTTTGCACATGAGCCTTGGTTTTCCGTTGACCTCGGCGCTGCACGAGCCGCACTTCGCGGCCTTGCAGTTCCACCGGCAGGAGAGGTCGGGCGACAGGTAGCCCTGTATGTGGTGAATGGCGTCCAGAACGACCATACCGGGGCCGACGGGGACTGTGTATTCTTTCGCTTCGCCGCCGCGCGGATCGCCGCGGAACACTTTGAGAACGACCTCTTTCGACTCCGACACTATTTCTTCTCCTCGGCCATCAATTTCTTGATTTCATCGGACCATTCCGGGAGGGGTTTCGGCTCCACCTTGGGCTTGTCGCCGTCCTTCACCGCCACGAAATTGACCTTCGAGAACGCATCCTCCATCTTCGGAAAATCGGTTCGGGCGTGACCGCCACGGCTCTCCTTGCGAAGCAGAGCGCCGCGGGCGATGACTTCGGAAACGGTAATCATGGTGTCGAGGTCCTTGGCGAGGTGCCAGCCGGGATTGTACTGTCGGTTGCCTTCGACGGAGATCGTCTTGGCCTTTTCCCGGAGCTGCTGAAGTTTCTGGATGCCCGTGTTGAGATCGGACTCGCTGCGGAAGATGCCGACGTAGGTGGTCATGACTTCCTGAAGTTCGCGATGGACTTCATACGGGCTGGGGCCGCTCTTGCGGTCGAACGGGGCGAACAGTTCCTTCTCGGCGCGGTCCACCGCGGCGTCGGGGATCTTTGCTTCGGGAGTCTTTTTTCCGTATTCCGCGGCATACAGGCCCGCGCGTCGGCCGAAGACGATGAGGTCCGACAGCGAATTGCCGCCGAGGCGGTTGGCCCCGTGGAGTCCAGCGGCGCATTCGCCAGCGGCGTAGAGGCCAGGAACGTTGGTGGCCTGCGAATCGGCGTTCACCCGAATGCCACCCATCATGTAGTGCATGGTCGGTCCGATTTCCATGGCCTGTTTCGTGATGTCGACGTCCGCGAGTTCCTTGAACTGCATGTACATGCTGGGGAGTTTTCGCTTCACGTACTCGGCGGGCATGTGGGAAATATCGAGGTACACGCCGTCGTGTTCGCTGCCGCGGCCCTCTTTGACTTCGTTGTAGATCGCGCGGGCGACGATGTCGCGTGGGAGAAGTTCGGGAGGCTTGCGCGCTGTGATGGGACGCGCCTCGCGGATTTCGGTGAGCCACTTTTCGGCTTCGGCTTCCGTATCGGAGATCTGTCCTTTGTAGCGTTCCGGGATGTGCTTGAACATGAAACGCTCGCCCTTGTTATTCTTCAGGAGGCCTCCGTCGCCGCGCACGCTCTCGGTGACGAGGAGACCGCGCACGCCGGGAGGCCAGACCATGCCCGTGGGGTGGAATTGGACGAACTCCATGTCCATCAGCTCCGCGCCGATGTCGTAAACCATGGCGTGCCCGTTCCCGGCGTACTCCCACGAATTGGATGTGATCTTGTACGCCTTTCCGGATCCGCCGGTGGCGATGACTGCCGCCTTCGCCTGGAAAATCATGAGCCGACCGCTCTCACGCCAGTAGGCGAGGGCGCCCGCGAACCGTCCGTCCTCTTTGAACAGGTTCGTGACGGTGCATTCCATGTAGACGTCCACGCCGAGCTGGACGGTGCGTTCCTGGAGTGTGCGAATGAGTTCCAGTCCCGTGCGATCGCCCACGTGGACGAGTCGGCGGTACTTGTGCCCGCCGAAGGCTCGCTGGAGGATGCGGCCGTCCGCCGTGCGGTCAAACAGCGCGCCCCATTGTTCGAGTTCACGGACGCGCTCCGGCGCTTCCTGAGCGTGGAGCTGCGCCATTCGCCAGTTGTTGACGTAGACGCCGCCCCGGAGTGTATCGGCGCAGTGCGTTTTCCAGTCGTCCGAGGGATCGATGTTGGCCATTGCGGCCGCGATGCCTCCTTCGGCCATCACCGTGTGGGCCTTGCCGAGGAGTGATTTGCAGATGAGTCCGACCGATGCGCCCTGAGACTTCGCTTCGATGGCGGCACGAAGGCCGGCGCCGCCCGCGCCGATGACGATCACGTCGTATGGGTGCGTTTCGTACTTGTCCAACTTGATTCCTAGAAGAGGCGATCGAGATCGGCCGGGATGTAGCCCATCGCGCCGAGTCGAACGTAGAGGTCCGCGATCGTCACCGAGATGAAGCTGAGCCACGCGTACAGCATGTGATGTTCGTTGGCGCTGCTGCTGGCCTTCCACACGGCATGGCGCTGTTTCCCGCACCAGGCTTTCGCGAAGCAGTCGAGTCCACCGCCGAGCATGTGGCGGGTGGCATGGCAGGAGAAGACGTACATGCTGATGCAGGACACATTGGCCAGCAAGACGAGTGTGCCGATGCCCACGCCCAGGCCATCCTCAAATCTCACGGCGAGATAGACGTCGTACCACATGGTCGCCAGCGGAATGAGACCGATGATCAGGATGTAGCGGTGGAGGTTCATGAGGACGAAGGGGAACTTGTTTTCGCCGCCGTAGTTGTGGCCCCACGGTTCCTGCACGGCGCACGCCGGTGGGTGCATGAAGTAGGCGCGGTAGTAGGCTTTCCGATAGTAGTAGCACGTGGCGCGGAAGCCGATGGGAATCCACATGATCAGAATGGCGGGAGAGAGCGGCCACCAACTGGGTTGGAGCAATGGGGAGTAGATCGGGGAAACGTACGGGCCCCACTCGTAGTTGTTGCCGAGAAACGTGACGATTGTGGCGTAAATGATGAGGCATGCGAGGGCGCTGCCTTGAACGAGCGGGGCCACCCACCACGCGTCTTTTCTCTGGGTGAGGCCGTATCCCGGCGCTTCCATGGAGACGGTTCCGTTGCCCATTTGCGGGCGGACCATAGCACTCCGATAAACACGTTTCAATAGACCTCGGTCAAGTATTTCTCTGCGGCGAATATGGCATTCGAGCGGGTGGGGAACCATCGGCGTGCTATAATATTCAAATGCAGCGAATGCGGAGAAAAGCCGTCGATCGCGGAGCCTTACTCCGACCCTACCTCACCGCGTGGCGGGAGAGGCTGGCGCGTCAGGAGCGGTTGGCCGAGAGGAAAAGGCGAAGCGCGTTGAAGGAGGCGGTGGATCTGGCCAAATACTTGGCGAGGCGGTACTCGGTTCGTCGTGCCGCCGTTGTAGGCTCGATCATGCGCCCCGGCGATTTCCGTGCCGGTTCGGACATCGACCTAATTGTGTGGGGACTGGCCCCGTCCGCCCTTATTTCCGCGTGGGTGGACGTGGAGAAACGGACTTCATTCCCGGTTGATCTCATCGCGTGGGAACACGCAACCCCCCGGCTCCGTCGCACGTTCTTGCGCGAGGGCCGGGTCATTTTTGGCGCCGGTGCGAACTGATCCGCAGCGCTGGCAACGGCTGGCGGAGGAAATCCGTTCGGATCTATCCGAGCTGGATGCTCTGGTCGTGGAAATTCACTCCCACCTGAAGCACGCAACAGGAAAGAAGCTGTCCGACCGGATCACCGGAGGGAAACTGGTTCATGATGTCTACGGAAAGGTGGAATCCATCCTTGTCAAGATTGCGAAAGATCTGAACGGGGGTGTTCCATCAGGAGATGATTGGCACCAGCGCCTCCTGAAGCAGATGGCCATGCCGATCCGGGAGGTTCGTCCGGCCGTGCTTTCCGAGAAAACCCGGGCGAGCCTCGAAGAGTACCTGCGATTCAGGCACGTCTTTCGCAACGTGTATGCGATGTATCTGGACTGGGCTCCCATCCGGCGGCTGGCGGCAGGGACGCCGAAAGTCGTTCGGTCCGTTGCCTCCGACGTCGATCGGTTCATCGGGTTCCTGTCGAAGCTTGCTTCCAGCGCCGGTTGAACAAGGAGTAACCATGTCGAAAACTCAGCGGAAAGTTCTCTGGACCCTTCTCGTGCTCCTCGGTGGATTTCTGCCGGTGTGGTGGGGGTTGGTCTACACGGGGTATTACGACGACAAGATGTCAGCAGATAAGATTGCTTACGCCAGATCTTTCATTCTCTCTGACAGCTTCCTGATTCTCCTGACGGTCGGATTGATTTACGGAGTCGTGAAAAACTGGGTGTGGGGGTACGTGTGCGGCTTGGTGGTTTGCGGAACCGGCTTCTACATGGCCATTCACGGCGTGCACGCGATGATCGTCGGCACGTTTCCGCGTGACCCCGTTACCGTCTGGCTCTACCTCTCGAATATTGTGGGTCTGCCCATCCTCGGCCTGATCCTTCTACGCAGTCTCCGGAGGACCATCGGCGCGCTGCGCGATGACTGACTCCTTCCGGGGCGATTAGTCAATAAAGAATGCCTGACCCCAAACCCCAAACCCTCAAATCCGTCGGTAGGCCGGCCCTGCGTTGCGCCGCTCAGAACGTCAGTCGATGCGATGGATCCAATCGTTCGCGAATCCACATCTTAATGATCGCTTGCCGGGAAACATTGAGTTTGACGGCCTCACGATCAAGCAGGTCTACCATCCATGATGGGAAATCAACGTTGACTCTCTGAACGATGGTCGCACGCTTGAGATCCAAGAATCTCGAGATATCTTCGCCCCGGTCGAATTTTTCATCGAAGGCCGTGGCTTGGATTCTCCTGCTATTTTTCTTTCCCCTGGATGTGGCTTTCATAGATTCTCTCCAATCGGCGATCTGCCCGGTGGCAGCTGATGAGCCTGATTGTTTCACCTTTCCGTGTGAAGACGGCGGCGTAACACTTGCCGCCGATCTTCGCCAGGATCAGGCAGCGGTTCTCGCCCGCGACGTTCTTGGCCGGGATGATGATGTGAGTAACATCCCATAGGCCTTGGGCCCATTCGAGATCGACTCCGTGGCGCTCTCGGTTGAGTTGGCTCTTTGCGGGATCAAATTCGAAGTGCTCCATCCATCGATAATATAACAGTTATACCGGGCAAAAGCCATGTGCGACTCGCGAATCACCCTCCCTCCGGAAAGCAGGAATTGCCTCGTGTCGAGAGTTGAACTCCAAGCCGCCCGTGGTTCCACGTGCTTGGGCGTCGGAGTCAGTACGGTATGAACTATGCGCACTACCGGCGTCTGTTGGAGGTCTTTCCCCTGCCTCGTCCCTACATTGCGCGCCCTTCTCGGTGGCTTACGCGTCAGCCGGGTGACCTGCTTGGAAGAGCCGGATGCCGGAAATCGGCCCGTCCGGATCTGTGAGGGTGAAATCGGGCAACCGATGAACTACTCGACCAAGCCCCCTTGAGGGCACAGAGATCAAGCTGGTCCGCTCGATCGCCGGGTTAGATCGGAACCCTTCCAGTCCACAAGTGCAGTGCATGAGGAAGCTGATGCTCCGGGGTACCGCGAAGTCGGCACAACTCGCGGACCATGCCCTCTGCCACCTCCAGTGCGTTGACGGCGTCAGCCAACGTTAGGGTGTCCACCACCGATGTGTCCGCGAGCCCCTGGATCACGACACCGGGTAGATTCAGGGTTTCGTGGGAGCTTGTAAAGTGCATCAGTGCGTTACGACGCTCCTTGAGAGCGAGAAAGGCTTTGGGCGTTGGCGCTGTGAAGTCTAAGCCCTTGCCGAGAACATCGGCAGGCCAGGTTCTCAGT is part of the Nitrospirota bacterium genome and harbors:
- a CDS encoding class II fumarate hydratase; the protein is MKEVNVKEEFRTESDSMGPVQVPAKAYYGAQTQRAVENFPISGLRFPRRFIRAMGLIKRSAAEVNLKTKQIEKKLADAIVQAGTEVMEGKWDGEFVVDIFQTGSGTSTNMNTNEVIANRAIEILGGKIGSKSPVHPNDHVNMGQSSNDVIPTAIHIAALEAIEKDLIPALDVLRKALADKAKAFDKIVKIGRTHLQDAVPVRLGQEFGGYATMVAHGIDRVKDVQKRLAELALGGTAVGTGLNADPEFVKQVVKRIAEATGLPFREADNKFEALATKDAVVEASGAMKTLACSLMKIANDIRWLGSGPRCGIGEIKLPDLQPGSSIMPGKVNPVLPEALTMVAAQVIGNDVAVTVGGQAGNFELNVMKPVMAYNLLQSIEITSNVVRVFTERCVKGIEADEKRCEESIEKSLAMCTALAPHIGYDAAAKIAKEAYSTGKTVRQIAVEKKVLPPDRLKEVLDPMAMTHPGVPGGKKLPGGG
- a CDS encoding succinate dehydrogenase/fumarate reductase iron-sulfur subunit; its protein translation is MSESKEVVLKVFRGDPRGGEAKEYTVPVGPGMVVLDAIHHIQGYLSPDLSCRWNCKAAKCGSCSAEVNGKPRLMCKTRIDDFPAGEPITVYPLRAFPLIKDLVTDVSKNYEVNKRIPPFTPAKDVEWKMFQPDVDRVQEFRKCIECFLCQDVCHVIRNHGKLGEFAGPRFFVRLANLDMHPLDSLSRLQFLKEEAGLGYCNITKCCTEVCPEDIHITDNAIIPLKERVATRYYDPLRLLWRKLTGK
- a CDS encoding fumarate reductase/succinate dehydrogenase flavoprotein subunit, with product MDKYETHPYDVIVIGAGGAGLRAAIEAKSQGASVGLICKSLLGKAHTVMAEGGIAAAMANIDPSDDWKTHCADTLRGGVYVNNWRMAQLHAQEAPERVRELEQWGALFDRTADGRILQRAFGGHKYRRLVHVGDRTGLELIRTLQERTVQLGVDVYMECTVTNLFKEDGRFAGALAYWRESGRLMIFQAKAAVIATGGSGKAYKITSNSWEYAGNGHAMVYDIGAELMDMEFVQFHPTGMVWPPGVRGLLVTESVRGDGGLLKNNKGERFMFKHIPERYKGQISDTEAEAEKWLTEIREARPITARKPPELLPRDIVARAIYNEVKEGRGSEHDGVYLDISHMPAEYVKRKLPSMYMQFKELADVDITKQAMEIGPTMHYMMGGIRVNADSQATNVPGLYAAGECAAGLHGANRLGGNSLSDLIVFGRRAGLYAAEYGKKTPEAKIPDAAVDRAEKELFAPFDRKSGPSPYEVHRELQEVMTTYVGIFRSESDLNTGIQKLQQLREKAKTISVEGNRQYNPGWHLAKDLDTMITVSEVIARGALLRKESRGGHARTDFPKMEDAFSKVNFVAVKDGDKPKVEPKPLPEWSDEIKKLMAEEKK
- a CDS encoding succinate dehydrogenase, producing the protein MEAPGYGLTQRKDAWWVAPLVQGSALACLIIYATIVTFLGNNYEWGPYVSPIYSPLLQPSWWPLSPAILIMWIPIGFRATCYYYRKAYYRAYFMHPPACAVQEPWGHNYGGENKFPFVLMNLHRYILIIGLIPLATMWYDVYLAVRFEDGLGVGIGTLVLLANVSCISMYVFSCHATRHMLGGGLDCFAKAWCGKQRHAVWKASSSANEHHMLYAWLSFISVTIADLYVRLGAMGYIPADLDRLF
- a CDS encoding nucleotidyltransferase domain-containing protein, whose translation is MQRMRRKAVDRGALLRPYLTAWRERLARQERLAERKRRSALKEAVDLAKYLARRYSVRRAAVVGSIMRPGDFRAGSDIDLIVWGLAPSALISAWVDVEKRTSFPVDLIAWEHATPRLRRTFLREGRVIFGAGAN
- a CDS encoding CopG family transcriptional regulator, coding for MQATAFDEKFDRGEDISRFLDLKRATIVQRVNVDFPSWMVDLLDREAVKLNVSRQAIIKMWIRERLDPSHRLTF
- a CDS encoding BrnT family toxin — translated: MEHFEFDPAKSQLNRERHGVDLEWAQGLWDVTHIIIPAKNVAGENRCLILAKIGGKCYAAVFTRKGETIRLISCHRADRRLERIYESHIQGKEK